One window of Rasiella rasia genomic DNA carries:
- a CDS encoding serine hydrolase domain-containing protein, with product MTKRFIISLTMFLSLFNTSAQQSMADYIGEWTGKPKIDDALYLDITIEKLPNENAIFTLSNHKNVLTKSFKFENNVTITLDDNFGFNGMVNKNQSEIIGFIRLNKDLYPTVLYKVGNKFEGKWNLSIIHYLQPQSLKLTIREGGGEDDEYKAYPILGSFWCADFKKKNDSISFTDYKTGLEFEGVLNRSEIILNISIGDIFIAQTSFKKNIKQHKFVSSVVDENYEFDDGWKLSKQLLSLPKLEHAIHRDILEGIESVLIAKNSEIIYEKYYAGFNARIPHDMRSASKSISSAIIGIAIDDGIIENVEQEIYKYLPQEYQYTKDYQKSRIRVKDLLTMSSGINVSEGQYQESDNWLKTVLEAPLKHEPNSHTTYKSADPFLSGVYLSKRLDMPLAIYMHKEFFMPLGITNYILNTDDTNVIPYFGGGLYLTPRDMLKFGQLYLNKGLWNDKRIISKKWVNDSFKKHTFLEDVSDKNEYGYFWWHNTYTINGKRLESVEARGAGGQYIFIIPDLNAVIVITSGNYRNGKTRQPEKIVKEYLLSAILN from the coding sequence ATGACTAAGAGATTTATAATTAGTCTTACCATGTTTCTGTCGCTATTTAATACCTCTGCTCAACAAAGCATGGCGGATTATATAGGAGAATGGACGGGAAAGCCAAAAATTGATGATGCCCTTTATCTGGACATAACTATTGAAAAGTTACCTAACGAAAATGCTATTTTTACACTTTCAAATCACAAAAACGTTCTAACAAAATCCTTCAAATTTGAAAACAATGTTACTATTACCTTAGATGATAATTTTGGTTTTAATGGAATGGTCAATAAGAATCAATCAGAAATAATTGGTTTTATTAGGCTAAATAAGGATTTGTACCCAACTGTACTCTATAAAGTAGGAAACAAATTCGAAGGAAAATGGAACTTATCAATTATTCATTATCTACAGCCTCAATCTTTAAAATTAACTATAAGAGAAGGTGGTGGAGAAGATGACGAATATAAGGCCTATCCAATTCTTGGAAGTTTCTGGTGTGCTGATTTTAAGAAAAAAAACGACTCGATTTCATTTACAGATTATAAAACAGGACTTGAATTCGAAGGTGTCCTAAATCGCTCTGAAATAATATTAAACATCAGTATAGGAGATATTTTTATTGCTCAAACATCATTTAAAAAAAATATAAAGCAGCACAAATTTGTTTCATCCGTTGTAGATGAAAATTATGAATTTGACGATGGTTGGAAATTATCAAAGCAACTACTATCATTACCAAAATTGGAGCATGCTATACACCGCGATATTTTGGAAGGAATTGAGAGTGTGCTTATTGCTAAAAACAGTGAAATCATTTATGAAAAATATTATGCTGGTTTTAATGCGAGAATCCCTCATGATATGCGTTCTGCCTCAAAAAGCATCTCCTCAGCCATTATTGGTATAGCGATAGATGATGGTATTATAGAGAACGTTGAGCAGGAAATTTATAAGTATCTACCACAAGAATATCAATACACCAAGGATTATCAAAAATCTAGAATACGTGTTAAAGATTTACTTACAATGAGTTCAGGAATAAATGTTTCTGAAGGCCAATATCAAGAATCTGATAATTGGTTGAAAACAGTGTTAGAAGCTCCCTTAAAACACGAACCAAATTCACATACTACTTATAAATCTGCCGATCCTTTTCTTTCAGGAGTATACTTAAGTAAACGTTTAGATATGCCATTAGCAATCTATATGCATAAAGAGTTTTTTATGCCTCTAGGAATTACAAATTACATATTGAATACAGATGACACCAACGTTATACCTTATTTTGGAGGTGGTTTGTATTTAACCCCTAGAGATATGCTCAAGTTTGGTCAATTATATCTAAACAAAGGCTTATGGAATGATAAACGTATTATTTCTAAAAAATGGGTTAACGATTCATTTAAGAAGCATACTTTTTTAGAAGATGTAAGTGATAAAAATGAATACGGCTACTTTTGGTGGCACAACACCTATACCATTAATGGAAAGAGATTAGAATCTGTTGAAGCCAGAGGTGCTGGAGGACAATATATTTTCATTATTCCAGATTTAAACGCTGTAATTGTTATAACATCAGGGAATTATAGAAACGGGAAAACTAGACAGCCAGAAAAAATAGTGAAGGAATATCTTCTATCTGCTATTTTAAATTAA
- a CDS encoding GNAT family N-acetyltransferase, translating into MNIIFKRVPTHQVDFINLVKQLDTTLAETDGDEHEFYHQFNGLDTLKHRLVGYHEEIPVAIGAIKELTPTCVEVKRMFTVPEYRGQGIGSRLLTELELWAKELDYEKSALETGKRQPDAIALYEKNGYARIQNYGQYKGQENSVCFEKLL; encoded by the coding sequence ATGAACATTATATTTAAGCGCGTACCGACCCATCAGGTAGACTTTATTAATTTGGTTAAACAATTAGATACTACTTTGGCAGAAACCGATGGAGACGAGCACGAGTTTTACCATCAGTTTAATGGTTTAGATACGCTTAAACATAGACTGGTAGGTTACCATGAGGAGATACCAGTTGCCATAGGTGCAATTAAAGAACTAACACCAACCTGTGTAGAAGTAAAACGTATGTTTACTGTACCTGAATATCGAGGCCAAGGAATAGGTTCTCGGCTGCTTACCGAGTTAGAATTGTGGGCAAAAGAGTTAGATTATGAGAAATCTGCCTTAGAGACTGGAAAAAGACAGCCCGACGCCATTGCATTGTACGAAAAGAATGGCTATGCTCGAATTCAAAACTATGGGCAATATAAAGGCCAAGAGAACAGTGTTTGTTTCGAAAAGTTGCTCTAG
- a CDS encoding cupin domain-containing protein, translating to MKPDYFNDKLENKASIIQPNEGEKLELSTIAITFKVTSEMSNDQLGVYEITLPPMAIGAKLHYHRFMDETFIVNQGELTMQVGKEEYKAKPGTVAYVPRFTPHGFKNDTDKTVKLTLIFNPSQKREGFFKGLYETLNEVPINPEKYLKLYNKYDSFPVDTSNMIPVRE from the coding sequence ATGAAACCAGATTACTTTAATGACAAGCTTGAAAATAAAGCTTCTATTATACAGCCCAATGAAGGAGAAAAATTAGAGTTAAGTACCATTGCAATAACATTTAAAGTAACTAGTGAAATGTCTAATGACCAATTAGGTGTTTATGAAATTACGCTTCCGCCAATGGCAATTGGTGCAAAATTGCATTACCATAGATTTATGGACGAAACGTTTATTGTAAACCAAGGAGAGTTAACCATGCAAGTTGGCAAAGAAGAGTACAAAGCCAAACCAGGAACTGTTGCCTATGTTCCAAGATTTACACCTCACGGATTTAAAAATGACACGGATAAAACTGTAAAACTGACCTTAATTTTTAATCCATCTCAAAAACGAGAAGGTTTTTTTAAGGGCTTATATGAAACCTTAAATGAAGTGCCTATTAACCCCGAAAAATATTTAAAACTATACAATAAATATGATAGTTTCCCTGTAGACACTTCTAATATGATACCTGTAAGAGAATAA
- a CDS encoding MarR family transcriptional regulator, producing the protein MKESTFNPKQQENDISSKIVVGLERVSEVFKILLWEQAKMVGLSPIQIQILIFIAFHKTDLCNVSHLAREFNITKPTVSDAVRILDKKGLIIKDYSSSDSRSYSISLSKLGNEIVSQTNDFSSPLKKEVNAFSQSELESLFATLSQLIYKLNRNGILSVQRTCFACKFYERNREVDYCNLLQKELLNKEIRLDCPEYEERASG; encoded by the coding sequence ATGAAAGAAAGTACATTTAATCCAAAACAGCAAGAAAACGATATTTCGAGTAAAATCGTTGTAGGATTGGAACGTGTTTCAGAAGTATTTAAAATCTTATTATGGGAGCAAGCTAAAATGGTTGGATTAAGTCCAATTCAAATTCAGATACTTATTTTCATAGCATTCCATAAAACAGATTTATGTAACGTTAGTCACCTTGCTAGAGAGTTTAATATAACAAAACCGACTGTAAGTGATGCTGTTAGAATTTTGGACAAGAAAGGGCTTATCATAAAGGACTATTCATCATCTGACAGTCGAAGTTATTCAATATCCCTATCTAAATTAGGTAATGAAATAGTCTCACAAACGAACGACTTCTCAAGTCCGTTAAAAAAGGAAGTCAATGCATTTTCGCAATCTGAATTAGAGAGTTTGTTTGCAACGTTAAGTCAACTAATATATAAGCTAAACCGCAATGGAATTTTGAGTGTTCAAAGAACTTGTTTTGCTTGTAAGTTTTATGAAAGAAATCGAGAAGTTGATTATTGCAACCTACTTCAAAAAGAATTATTGAATAAGGAAATCCGATTGGATTGTCCAGAATATGAAGAAAGAGCTAGTGGCTAA
- a CDS encoding DUF1905 domain-containing protein — protein MYEFSAKVWQHTTPGGWYFVTLPQDMSKEIKLYFGKQEEGWGRMKVTALIDNYKWSSAIWFDSKSETYVLPVKAEVRKKFNIDANSEINIKLWV, from the coding sequence ATGTATGAATTTTCTGCAAAAGTATGGCAACACACAACTCCTGGTGGATGGTATTTTGTTACTTTACCTCAAGATATGTCCAAAGAAATAAAACTATATTTTGGCAAGCAAGAAGAAGGTTGGGGAAGAATGAAAGTTACAGCTTTAATTGATAACTATAAATGGAGTTCAGCGATTTGGTTTGACTCTAAATCAGAAACTTACGTTTTACCGGTCAAAGCTGAAGTTAGAAAGAAATTTAATATAGATGCTAATTCAGAAATCAACATTAAACTATGGGTATAA
- a CDS encoding FMN-dependent NADH-azoreductase, translating into MKKLLRIDASLRKEGSHSRHLADYFEKNWLKAHPTGKVIYKDLTKTEIPHLKNETVEAFHIPLKEQNKINKQATRLSDKLILELKSADYVLISSPLYNLNIPSTLKSYLDHIVRSDHTFRVNKDGSYQGLLKNTKAYVITTKGETYKGTAMASLDFQEPYLKTIFGFINLELKAIFSLEGTAYPELLEKNNKIQQEKILMNLQNI; encoded by the coding sequence ATGAAAAAATTATTACGAATAGATGCCAGCTTAAGAAAAGAAGGTTCGCACTCCAGACACTTAGCTGATTATTTTGAAAAGAATTGGTTAAAAGCCCATCCTACAGGAAAAGTGATTTATAAAGACTTAACAAAAACTGAAATACCTCACTTGAAAAATGAAACGGTAGAAGCATTCCATATTCCTCTTAAAGAGCAGAACAAGATTAACAAACAAGCTACAAGGTTATCTGACAAACTTATTTTAGAACTAAAATCTGCAGACTACGTACTCATTAGTAGTCCTTTGTATAATTTAAATATCCCATCCACTTTAAAATCGTACTTAGATCACATCGTTAGATCTGATCATACATTTAGAGTAAATAAAGATGGTAGTTATCAAGGTTTACTCAAAAACACTAAAGCATATGTAATTACAACTAAAGGCGAAACGTATAAAGGTACAGCAATGGCTTCTTTAGATTTTCAAGAACCATATCTTAAAACAATTTTCGGTTTTATCAATTTAGAACTTAAAGCCATATTTTCTCTTGAAGGAACAGCTTATCCGGAGCTTCTAGAAAAGAATAATAAAATACAACAGGAAAAGATTTTAATGAACTTACAAAATATTTAA
- a CDS encoding thioredoxin family protein encodes MSKSVFYHAGCPVCVSAEHDIINLVGKENVEVVNIGENRTRISEAEKAGVKSVPALVTPNGNALHINFGASIADVKG; translated from the coding sequence ATGAGTAAATCAGTTTTTTATCACGCAGGTTGTCCTGTATGTGTCAGTGCAGAACACGACATTATTAATTTAGTAGGAAAAGAAAATGTTGAAGTAGTTAACATTGGCGAAAATCGTACACGAATTTCAGAAGCAGAAAAAGCAGGAGTAAAATCTGTTCCAGCGTTAGTTACACCTAATGGCAATGCGTTACACATCAATTTTGGTGCTTCAATTGCAGACGTAAAAGGATAA
- a CDS encoding class I SAM-dependent methyltransferase, protein MIEFWEETYRNNEKMWGEKPTDNSFTVLKLLQKQNIKNLLIPGFGYGRNAKVFYDNGIEVTGIEISKTAIERAHKYFESDVKIHFGSVTKMPFDKNQYQSIYCYSLIHLLNKTDRKKLIKDCYTQLEYNGVMIFVALSINDKRFGVGEKLEHNTFYSPQGLNLFFYDEVSIKEEFGDYNILKTIEINEPLKKPNEKHWMIICKKTSKNE, encoded by the coding sequence ATGATTGAATTTTGGGAAGAAACTTATAGAAATAATGAAAAAATGTGGGGAGAAAAACCTACAGACAACTCCTTTACAGTTCTTAAATTATTACAAAAGCAAAATATTAAAAACCTACTAATTCCTGGTTTTGGATACGGGAGAAATGCAAAGGTTTTTTATGATAATGGAATTGAAGTTACTGGAATTGAAATCTCAAAAACAGCTATCGAAAGAGCCCATAAATATTTTGAAAGTGACGTAAAAATACACTTTGGCTCTGTTACTAAAATGCCTTTTGACAAAAACCAATATCAATCAATCTACTGCTATTCACTAATTCACCTTTTAAATAAAACCGACAGAAAAAAATTAATTAAAGATTGCTATACACAATTAGAATATAACGGAGTTATGATTTTTGTGGCATTATCTATAAATGACAAAAGATTTGGAGTAGGAGAAAAATTAGAACATAACACTTTTTATTCTCCACAAGGACTTAATCTTTTCTTTTATGATGAAGTTTCTATTAAAGAAGAGTTTGGGGATTATAATATTTTAAAAACAATAGAAATTAATGAACCTTTAAAAAAACCAAATGAAAAACACTGGATGATTATATGTAAGAAAACATCTAAAAACGAATAA
- a CDS encoding sigma-70 family RNA polymerase sigma factor, producing MKNYHDILFPFAYNILGSSEDAKDTIQDILVKYLIIDKEHIENEIGYLIKSVINQSINVKKKKKAIATDSIWLPEPLSTENADDNINYNEILSYSMLTLLEKLTAKERAVFILKVAFDYSHKEIAETIGFTIENSRKLLSRAKIKLNNSKTKNNSIPKNEYQKLKQYIEAMQNGNLSALEKLLSKDILLAADGGKNIKVVRELTSGITNTSKLLLYVYRAFLTGLEIKHTIINHQPAILFYQNEVLKNCQIFEIEKNLIVNIYSIVDPNKLKSLSL from the coding sequence TTGAAAAATTATCACGACATATTGTTTCCATTCGCATATAACATTCTTGGTTCTTCTGAAGATGCAAAAGATACTATTCAAGATATTCTTGTAAAGTACTTGATAATTGACAAAGAGCATATTGAGAATGAAATTGGATATTTAATCAAGTCTGTCATCAATCAATCGATTAATGTAAAAAAGAAGAAAAAAGCAATAGCTACAGATAGTATTTGGCTTCCAGAGCCACTTTCAACCGAAAATGCAGATGACAACATCAATTACAATGAGATTTTATCTTATTCAATGCTTACGCTTCTGGAGAAATTAACAGCAAAAGAACGTGCTGTTTTTATTTTAAAAGTAGCTTTTGATTATTCTCATAAAGAAATTGCCGAAACCATTGGTTTTACAATTGAAAATTCAAGAAAATTATTAAGTAGAGCAAAAATTAAACTGAATAATAGCAAAACAAAAAACAATAGTATTCCCAAAAATGAATACCAAAAATTGAAGCAATACATTGAAGCAATGCAAAATGGAAACTTGTCTGCTTTAGAAAAACTACTATCTAAAGACATACTACTAGCCGCAGATGGAGGGAAAAACATTAAAGTAGTTAGAGAATTAACAAGCGGTATAACAAACACTTCTAAGCTATTACTTTATGTTTATAGAGCCTTTTTAACTGGTTTAGAGATTAAACACACTATCATAAATCACCAACCTGCTATTCTATTTTATCAAAATGAGGTACTTAAAAATTGTCAAATATTTGAAATAGAAAAAAATTTGATTGTAAATATTTACTCTATTGTTGATCCAAATAAACTAAAATCACTTTCCTTATAA
- a CDS encoding nucleotidyltransferase family protein, whose translation MQKSEIKLIEIIENDIWMTNILKIVRGLNLNDCWIGAGFVRNKVWDEKHRKDRTELNDIDVIYFDKSNASKKYDLQIENKLRKLNSHLKWSVKNQAIMHIRNGHEPYANCNEAICFWPETATAIAVRLNLENQIEFIAPYGLDDLFNLIVRPTPNFDLTIYNARIKNKNWKDIWSKLKIETEHINSLN comes from the coding sequence ATGCAAAAATCAGAAATCAAACTAATAGAAATCATTGAAAATGATATTTGGATGACTAACATTTTGAAAATTGTTAGAGGTTTAAACTTAAATGATTGTTGGATTGGAGCTGGTTTTGTAAGAAACAAAGTTTGGGATGAAAAACATAGAAAAGACAGAACTGAACTTAATGATATTGATGTTATATACTTTGATAAATCAAACGCAAGTAAAAAATATGACTTGCAAATAGAAAACAAGTTACGAAAACTAAATTCGCATCTAAAATGGTCTGTAAAAAATCAAGCAATAATGCATATTAGAAATGGACACGAACCATATGCTAATTGCAATGAAGCAATTTGTTTTTGGCCAGAAACAGCAACTGCAATAGCTGTAAGACTGAATCTTGAAAACCAAATTGAATTTATAGCGCCTTATGGTTTAGATGATTTGTTTAACCTTATTGTAAGACCAACTCCTAATTTTGATTTAACTATTTACAATGCTAGAATTAAAAATAAAAATTGGAAAGATATATGGAGTAAATTAAAAATAGAAACCGAACATATAAATAGTTTAAATTAA
- a CDS encoding DUF2024 family protein encodes MKIAVWDTYVKREDGKVMHFDILVPKNITDETTIIAHGKSYLETKAFATNQLTANECRLCHFEQATQDIILSIQQKGYAIIEMENCN; translated from the coding sequence ATGAAAATAGCAGTTTGGGACACCTATGTGAAAAGAGAAGATGGAAAGGTAATGCATTTTGATATTTTGGTTCCAAAAAATATAACAGACGAAACAACCATAATAGCTCATGGTAAGTCTTATTTGGAAACCAAGGCTTTTGCAACAAACCAATTAACAGCTAATGAATGTCGCCTATGTCATTTTGAACAAGCAACCCAAGATATTATCTTATCAATTCAACAAAAAGGATACGCAATTATAGAAATGGAAAATTGTAATTAA
- a CDS encoding Crp/Fnr family transcriptional regulator has translation MNSIKIQHLLGYFENFWPIENLTTEMLNQCVLEKKLKKKEKILVEGENCNFLTFVVKGILKTYHIDKKGNQHNLQFTSENKWVTDFSSLYNSLPSKLNIEALEASIILQIKKEDLFNLYDNSPMFDRNMRIITENAFIEQQERVLQHISSTAHERYLYFLNKYPNLSNRISNIQIASYIGVTPEFLSAIRKKTTI, from the coding sequence ATGAATTCTATTAAAATACAACATCTTCTAGGTTACTTTGAAAATTTTTGGCCAATTGAAAACTTAACTACTGAAATGTTAAATCAATGTGTACTAGAAAAGAAGCTTAAAAAAAAAGAAAAAATCTTAGTAGAAGGAGAAAATTGCAACTTCTTAACTTTTGTGGTTAAGGGCATTTTAAAAACCTATCATATTGACAAAAAAGGAAACCAACACAACCTTCAATTTACTTCCGAAAATAAATGGGTAACAGACTTTAGTAGTTTATATAATAGTCTTCCTAGTAAACTTAATATTGAGGCTTTAGAAGCTTCTATTATTCTACAAATAAAAAAAGAAGATCTTTTTAATTTATATGATAATTCCCCTATGTTCGACAGAAATATGAGGATTATTACAGAGAATGCATTTATTGAACAACAAGAAAGGGTACTTCAGCATATAAGCTCAACTGCTCATGAGAGATATCTTTACTTTCTAAATAAATATCCTAATTTGTCAAACCGTATTTCAAACATACAAATTGCTTCATACATAGGTGTAACTCCAGAATTTTTAAGTGCTATTAGAAAAAAGACAACTATCTAA
- a CDS encoding VOC family protein, translating into MAKLESLTPNIMVKDVNATLDYYIERLGFKLIDTNPESGQFEWGYVMLDNVGMMFQKEKSLKTEYKEMEPLKVGGALTFYIRINDIDSYYNKLSKEIKIIKPINRTFYGTNEFAIMDINGFILTFSETPE; encoded by the coding sequence ATGGCAAAATTAGAATCCCTTACACCAAACATAATGGTTAAAGATGTAAACGCAACTTTAGATTATTACATAGAGCGTCTAGGTTTTAAATTAATAGATACAAATCCTGAATCAGGTCAATTTGAATGGGGTTATGTTATGCTAGATAATGTGGGAATGATGTTCCAAAAGGAAAAATCATTAAAAACCGAGTATAAAGAAATGGAGCCTTTAAAAGTTGGAGGTGCTTTGACTTTTTACATTAGAATAAATGATATTGATAGTTATTACAATAAGCTAAGCAAAGAAATTAAGATCATAAAACCTATAAATAGAACTTTTTATGGTACCAATGAATTTGCTATAATGGACATAAACGGATTTATTTTAACCTTTTCTGAAACACCAGAATAA
- a CDS encoding DUF6090 family protein — protein MIKFFRKIRYDLLGKNKTGKYIKYAIGEIVLVVIGILIALQINNWNEQRKDRTKETILLNQLREDYQANLIQLEEKMTTREKIVISAVSLLEAFDYPQKANRDSVIKKIAIIGNDPTFDPIKNDLNSSENLRLIRNVKLSRLLSNWSSDVVAVKEVEDLWTKIVYNQFDLASLELGIGRDLSNSFMNEQDHPWLLDQNPSSFKIKIGKSKLGANLNEILTNKYLEGVLGNAITINKSANLQSEALRNRIRDILAIIEIELNK, from the coding sequence ATGATAAAATTCTTTCGGAAAATACGCTACGACCTTCTAGGAAAAAATAAAACTGGAAAGTACATTAAATATGCTATTGGAGAAATTGTACTTGTGGTTATTGGAATTTTGATTGCGCTACAGATTAATAACTGGAATGAGCAAAGAAAAGACAGAACAAAAGAAACTATTTTACTAAATCAACTTCGAGAAGATTATCAGGCTAATCTAATTCAACTTGAAGAAAAAATGACGACAAGAGAAAAGATTGTAATTTCGGCAGTTTCATTATTAGAAGCATTTGATTACCCGCAGAAGGCAAATAGAGATAGCGTTATAAAAAAAATTGCAATTATCGGAAACGATCCAACGTTTGACCCTATAAAGAATGATTTAAACAGTTCTGAGAATTTAAGATTGATTAGAAATGTAAAATTAAGTCGCTTGCTGTCCAATTGGTCATCAGATGTAGTTGCAGTTAAAGAGGTTGAGGATCTTTGGACTAAAATAGTATACAACCAATTTGATTTGGCCAGTTTAGAATTAGGTATCGGTAGGGATTTGTCAAATAGTTTTATGAACGAACAAGACCATCCTTGGTTATTAGACCAAAATCCAAGTTCATTTAAAATTAAAATAGGAAAATCAAAATTAGGAGCAAACCTAAATGAAATATTAACCAATAAATATTTAGAAGGTGTTTTAGGGAATGCTATAACAATAAATAAGTCAGCAAATTTGCAATCTGAGGCATTGCGCAATAGAATTAGGGACATACTGGCTATAATCGAAATTGAATTAAATAAATAA
- a CDS encoding class I SAM-dependent methyltransferase, translating into MNFEKIAKQLANPSGKFGVDVALGMNTMNEFISKTTYELLKIKDNESVLEIGLGNGKFIKDILNYGSRISFTGIDISETMIIEAKKNNSSLIETEYVDLFDADVEKIPVWDETLDKICTINTIYFWKNPVKALEEIYRVLRPNGILIVSFRPFIEGQTLNFTKYGFKEYRAEDFEYLIQQTAFKIVKKIEKTEPEVEFNEQKHNLLSKYFIVKKLPPTTYIK; encoded by the coding sequence ATGAATTTTGAGAAAATTGCAAAACAGTTAGCTAATCCATCAGGGAAATTTGGAGTTGATGTTGCATTGGGCATGAATACTATGAATGAATTCATAAGTAAAACAACTTATGAATTGCTGAAAATAAAAGACAATGAATCTGTTTTAGAAATTGGATTGGGAAATGGTAAATTTATAAAGGATATTCTGAACTATGGTTCAAGAATATCCTTCACTGGAATTGATATTTCTGAGACTATGATAATTGAAGCAAAAAAAAATAATAGCTCTCTAATAGAAACAGAATATGTGGATTTATTTGATGCAGATGTTGAGAAAATACCTGTTTGGGATGAAACACTTGATAAAATATGCACAATTAACACCATCTACTTTTGGAAAAATCCAGTAAAGGCATTAGAGGAAATTTATAGAGTACTAAGACCAAATGGCATATTAATCGTTTCGTTTAGACCTTTTATCGAAGGACAAACACTCAACTTTACTAAATATGGCTTTAAAGAATATCGAGCCGAAGACTTTGAATATTTAATTCAACAAACAGCATTTAAAATAGTTAAAAAAATTGAGAAAACTGAACCCGAAGTTGAATTTAATGAACAAAAACATAATCTATTATCTAAATATTTTATAGTAAAAAAACTACCTCCAACAACGTATATAAAATAG
- a CDS encoding helix-turn-helix domain-containing protein, translating into MGINYNEYSPLPQLNSIVDSIWLATNFSRQIESRILPDGYIDLIFELNKETCDYSKNKIRVSGMMTKFNKVTSKKNSQTIGIRFKAGQFSALINIPISELKNQTISASDILPQLDYSIIEKLVQCKNNTTKINIINNFITERVKWSNTNKSKIELSVCKSIETNFQDIDLAKIAQEHFISLRQLERRFKAIVGVTMKEYHAITRFNKTMEHITTNPDTSLLNIAFDMGYFDHSHLTKEINKMSGLNPSEI; encoded by the coding sequence ATGGGTATAAACTATAATGAATATTCACCATTACCTCAATTAAATTCTATTGTTGATTCAATTTGGTTAGCTACAAATTTCTCACGACAAATTGAATCCAGAATCCTTCCTGATGGTTATATCGATCTAATTTTTGAGCTAAATAAAGAAACTTGCGACTATTCAAAGAATAAAATTAGAGTTTCAGGAATGATGACAAAATTTAATAAAGTAACCTCTAAAAAAAATTCTCAAACCATTGGAATTCGTTTTAAAGCTGGACAATTTAGTGCGCTAATTAATATTCCTATTTCAGAATTAAAGAATCAAACAATAAGTGCTTCAGATATCCTCCCTCAGTTAGACTATTCAATAATAGAAAAGCTTGTTCAATGCAAAAACAACACTACTAAAATTAATATAATCAACAACTTTATAACCGAACGGGTCAAATGGTCTAATACAAATAAAAGTAAGATAGAACTTTCTGTTTGTAAGTCCATTGAAACTAATTTTCAAGATATTGACCTAGCCAAAATTGCTCAAGAGCATTTTATTAGTTTAAGGCAGTTAGAAAGACGTTTTAAAGCAATAGTTGGAGTTACCATGAAGGAATATCATGCCATAACCCGATTTAACAAAACAATGGAACATATTACTACAAACCCTGACACTAGTTTACTAAATATTGCTTTTGATATGGGATATTTTGACCATTCTCATCTCACTAAAGAGATTAACAAAATGTCGGGTTTAAATCCATCAGAAATTTAA
- a CDS encoding SRPBCC family protein, translating into MKTTYPPIIVTQTFPVSAETVWKAITSIDEMKQWYFEVLSSFKPKVGFETRFTVSVEDRVYPHIWKVTEVIPKQKISYQWTFDGYKGKSVTHWELSEENNKTTLKLTSEVLEPYPENIPEFERESGVEGWNYFIKKTLDILFTDREI; encoded by the coding sequence ATGAAAACAACCTACCCACCAATCATCGTCACACAAACCTTTCCTGTTTCTGCGGAAACCGTCTGGAAGGCAATTACTTCTATTGATGAAATGAAGCAATGGTATTTTGAAGTACTGAGTAGTTTTAAACCTAAAGTAGGCTTTGAAACCCGTTTTACGGTTTCGGTTGAAGATAGAGTTTATCCGCATATCTGGAAGGTAACTGAAGTAATTCCGAAGCAAAAAATTTCGTACCAATGGACTTTCGACGGGTACAAAGGAAAAAGTGTAACCCATTGGGAACTTTCCGAAGAAAACAATAAAACAACGTTAAAATTAACTTCAGAAGTACTAGAACCTTATCCTGAAAACATTCCAGAATTTGAACGAGAAAGTGGGGTAGAAGGATGGAATTATTTTATAAAAAAAACGCTTGACATCCTATTTACAGACCGTGAAATTTAG